Proteins found in one Candidatus Omnitrophota bacterium genomic segment:
- a CDS encoding RtcB family protein — protein MSVAERTWTGQLEKIDDYRWRIPTSYACGMRVPGLIFSDEHLLGDITTDQSLQQVANVAHLPGIVKASMAMPDIHWGYGFPIGGVAAVDAKEGVISPGGVGYDINCGVRLMRTDLTVEEVQPKIRPLVAALFRDIPCGVGMRGEIRVSKKDADRVMTQGSRWMIGQGYGVKDDVEHTESRGCLEGADPSAVSDRAFQRGADQLGTLGSGNHFLEVQAVETVYDEPAANVMGLAQGQVAVMIHSGSRGFGYQICDDYLDVTETAMAKYGISVPDRQLACAPLASEEGQRYLAAMRCAANYAWSNRQCLMQLARHVFERVFGKSWESLGMRLVYDVAHNIAKFETHSIDGTQRLVCVHRKGATRAFPPGHPETPEAYRAIGQPVIIPGDMGRNSYVLVGTQQAMEESFGSCCHGAGRVMSRTQAVKQAAGRSIEQELEKQGVIVMGRGRKGVAEEQPAAYKDVNDVVRVVHNAGLAKRVVRLRPLGVIKG, from the coding sequence ATGTCGGTTGCAGAGCGGACGTGGACAGGACAGCTGGAAAAAATTGACGACTACCGTTGGCGCATCCCGACGTCATACGCGTGCGGCATGCGCGTGCCGGGCCTGATTTTTTCCGATGAACATCTGCTCGGGGATATCACGACGGATCAGTCGCTGCAGCAAGTGGCCAACGTTGCCCACTTACCCGGCATCGTCAAAGCCTCGATGGCCATGCCGGATATCCACTGGGGCTATGGCTTCCCAATAGGCGGTGTCGCAGCGGTGGATGCGAAAGAAGGCGTGATTTCCCCCGGCGGGGTCGGCTACGACATTAATTGCGGCGTCAGACTCATGCGCACGGACCTCACGGTCGAAGAGGTGCAGCCGAAGATCCGGCCGCTGGTCGCCGCCTTGTTCCGCGATATCCCCTGCGGGGTAGGGATGCGCGGGGAGATTCGCGTCAGCAAGAAGGATGCGGATCGCGTCATGACGCAAGGCTCGCGGTGGATGATCGGCCAGGGCTACGGCGTGAAAGACGATGTCGAGCATACGGAGTCGCGCGGCTGTCTTGAGGGCGCGGATCCCTCGGCGGTGTCGGATCGGGCCTTTCAGCGCGGCGCTGATCAGCTCGGCACGCTCGGCTCCGGCAATCATTTTCTCGAGGTGCAGGCGGTTGAGACGGTGTACGATGAGCCGGCGGCCAATGTCATGGGTCTTGCGCAAGGCCAAGTGGCCGTCATGATCCACTCCGGCTCGCGGGGCTTCGGCTACCAAATCTGCGATGATTATCTCGACGTCACCGAAACGGCGATGGCGAAATACGGCATCTCGGTGCCGGATCGGCAATTGGCGTGCGCGCCTCTCGCGTCGGAAGAAGGTCAACGGTATCTCGCGGCCATGCGGTGTGCTGCCAACTATGCCTGGTCGAATCGGCAATGTTTGATGCAGTTGGCGCGACACGTCTTCGAGCGCGTCTTCGGCAAGAGCTGGGAGTCGCTTGGGATGCGCTTGGTCTACGATGTCGCGCATAACATCGCCAAGTTTGAGACCCACAGCATCGACGGCACACAGCGGCTGGTGTGCGTGCACCGCAAAGGAGCCACCAGGGCGTTTCCGCCGGGACATCCTGAGACGCCAGAGGCCTATCGGGCGATCGGCCAGCCGGTGATCATCCCCGGCGACATGGGCCGCAACTCCTATGTGCTCGTCGGAACCCAGCAGGCCATGGAGGAGAGCTTCGGCAGTTGCTGCCATGGGGCGGGGCGCGTGATGTCGCGCACCCAGGCGGTCAAGCAAGCCGCCGGACGCTCGATTGAGCAAGAGCTTGAGAAGCAAGGGGTGATCGTGATGGGCCGCGGCCGAAAAGGTGTTGCTGAAGAGCAGCCGGCGGCTTATAAAGATGTGAATGACGTGGTGCGCGTCGTCCATAACGCCGGGTTAGCGAAACGCGTCGTGCGGCTGCGGCCGCTGGGAGTGATTAAAGGATAA